A window of Oncorhynchus masou masou isolate Uvic2021 chromosome 19, UVic_Omas_1.1, whole genome shotgun sequence genomic DNA:
aaagTGTCAAAAAAGCACaagtccactttgacattatggtgtattgtgtctagaccagtgacacacaatctcaatttaagccattttcaattcaggctgtaacaccagtggtggaaaaagtacccaattgtcacactcgagtaaaagtatagatacagtgccttgcgaaagtattcggcccccttaaactttgcgaccttttgccacatttcaggcttcaaacataaagatataaaactgtatttttttgtgaagaatcaacaacaagtgggacacaattatgaagtggaacgacatttattggatatttcaaacttttttaataaatcaaaaactgaaaaattgggcgtgcaaaattattcagcccccttaagttaatactttgtagcgccaccttttgctgcgattacagctgtaagtcgcttggggtatgtctctatcagttttgcacatcgagagactgacattttttcccattcctccttgcaaaacagctcgagctcagtgaggttggatggagagcatttgtgaacagcagttttcagttcgttccacagattctcgattggattcaggtctggactttgacttggccattctaacacctggatatgtttatttttgaaccattccattgtagattttgctttatgttttggatcattgtcttgttggaaaacaaatctccgtcccagtctcaggtcttttgcagactccatcaggttttcttccagaatggtcctgtattttgctccatccatcttcccatcaattttaaccatcttccctgtccctgctgaagaaaagcaggcccaaaccatgatgctgccaccaccatgtttgacagtgggtatggtgtgttcagggtgatgagctgtgttgcttttatgccaaacatagcgttttgcattgttgccaaaaagttcagtTTTTGTTTCATctaaccagagcaccttcttccacatgtttggtgtgtctcccaggtggcttgtggcaaactttaaacaacactttttatggatatctttaagaaatggctttcttcttgccactcttccataaaggccagatttgtgcaatatacgactgattgttgtcctatggacagagtctcccacctcagctgtagatctctgcagttcatccagagtgatcatgggcctcttggctgcatctctgatcagtcttctccttgtatgagctgaaagtttagagagacggccaggtcttggtagatttgcagtggtctgatactccttccatttcaatattatcgcttgcacagtgctccttgggatgttaaaagcttgggaaatctttttgtatccaaatccggctttaaacttcttcacaacagttattcggacctgcctggtgtttccttgttcttcatgatgctctctgcgcttttaacggacctctgagactatcacagtgcaggtgcatttatacggagacttgattacacacaggtggattgtatttatcatcattagtcatttaggtcaacattggatcattcagagatcctcactgaacttctggagagagtttgttgcactgaaagtaaaggggctgaataattttgcacgcccaatttttcagtttttgatttgttaaaaaagtttgaaatatccaataaatatcgttccacttcatgattgtgtcccacttgttgttgattcttcacaaaaaaatacagttttatatctttatgtttgaagcctgaaatgtggcaaaaggtcccaaagttcaagggggccgaataatttcACAAAACACTACCTTAATAGAGTGTTtttctcaagtaaaagtgaaggtCACACAGTAAaatagtacttgagtaaaagtatttggtatcaaaagtaaatgtaattgctcaaatataattaagtatcaaaagtagaagtaaaagtataaataatttaaaattccttatattaggcAAAGCAGACAGtatcattttcttgtttttaaaatttacagatagccaggggcacactccaccactcagacatcatttacaaaagatgcatgtgttaagtgagtctgccagatcagaggcagtagggatgaccatgtgttatTTTGATAAGTGTGTCAATTTCACAAtttccctgtcctgctaagcatatAAACAAGTCATttgggttgtcagggaaaatgtatggagtaaaaagtacaatattttctttaggaagtgTAAGTAAAGgtggtcaaaaatataaatagtaacgTACCCAACGTGCCCCAAAAAAACTActgaagtagtactttaaagtattttgacttcagtactttacaccactgtgtaacacaataaaatgtggataaagtcaaggggtgtgaatactttctgaaggcaatgtacaTGTAATGTGAACAATTAAATGCTAACTTCTGTTAGTACCTGAAAGCTCCAAGTCCATGAGAGAAGACAATTACTGGACACTTCCCATTCTGTTTATATGGGGCATTCATGGCAGCAGGTATCTTAAAAGATCCTTTGCAAAAAAAACATGTTATAACAACTCAAATACAGTTTTGTGAGTGATTGAATAACATATAATTTACACTGCATAAAACACAGTACTGCATAAATCATGGTACATCTAGCCTACCTGAGTTGTACGACATGTTCCAGGATCACTATAGCTAAAATAAACTTAATGGTAATTTATCATGGAATAAATATATTTACCAAAGAGGTAATTAAAAATCTGTTCACTCAGGCCTCTGTTGATGTTCATGAAGTCTGCAAGCCCATAGAAATATTCTTTGCTTGGGATCCAGTCTGGTTTTTCCGCATCCTCGTATGCTACACATGGATAGTATAGCCGAAAGAAGGTACCCTAGTGACAGACAGTTTCAGCATGGTCTCAGAATGTCCTATTATTCTGTAGGTGAATccaagacactccatttagtatgatccCTCATTTGGTATGATGTTTCATATAGtctgtattaatttgtggatttcCATCATCCATTTTGTGTATGTTATAAATTGCAATTTGTACAAAGTTCCAAATTAAAATGCATACAATGTTAGGAATTTCCAAAATGTACAATAGGTTACGAATGTacaaacgtatgatatgttacgaatatCAATTTGTTGCGGCTCACATTAGCTTAGTGGCTAACACTTACGCTTGCTAGcactaggggttaaggttaggagttaggttaaagggttatggttagctaaaagggttaagattaggggaaTCAAATCTAAGTTTATTAGTCATGTGTGCCAAATACAAAGCCCTTAAGCAACAGTGTAATGTTTAAAtcaaaaaataggtattaggtaaacaatagctaagtaaagaaataaaaagtaaaatgacagtgaaaatatcaggtaaaaaaaaaaggttaaggtttgggggtGGGTAAGCACTACATGataagtagttgaaaagtagcaaaaaaaaaatagtagaaaagttgctaattagctaaaatgctaacgTTGTCCATGATACTAATCAAACAAGCAACCATCCACCCCCTTTCGTTTTACCCTAATGCCTTATTAAGTAACCTTgtatcttatgtaaccataccaaagtTAACATGTCATACTAATTTCAGTCTCACGgatacgtttactatgttacgtcaagtctatgagaccagtctgACAGTTTCAATAGTTGTTACCAGTTAGTTTTGCATTTAGGAAAATGAAAACAACACTGTTTACCTTTACAGTATGATCCATCATGAAATCTGAACATCCCACGGCATTGGGCCCTTTTGCTGGGGGGATCCCCAGATGGTTACTACAGGTGGTTGAATTTCCCATTCCTGCGAATAGACTCAACTTGCACCTCAGATCTGTCAAAGGCAGTAAACACATTAGAATGTCACCGAGCCAGCGAGCTTTGTTGCAACCAAGAGAGTTAGtacaatgtaaaaacaaaaacaaaaaactatTGGTCTTCGAAGTTATAAGAGTCCATCATTAGCTAAATCGACCTCAGTTGCAAGGTTGACTAGTAGCTGATAAAGTTAGTTAGATATAGTTACCGGTGCAGCAGTTTCTCGTTGGGAACAAGTCAGGAACATTTGTTGTGACGATGAAATCAAATACTTTATCAgtaaaccaagatagaccacagtcTGTCGTTTCCAATGTGAAcaaatgagtcatagtgggcagagcCAAGTACGAGCATGCGAGATCCATTTGGCGTTTCTAGCAAACATCTGCATATGTCCGtcagggaacgcctactctgcaGTGCGCGTGCGCAATAACTCAAATTCGCCTTTGCGCACTTTTTAAATATAAAAcgatttaaacattttttttgcaaaGGCTAAAGTCTACAAATCCTAGTCTATTCTTTTCGTAACATATTTTAGTTTTGGATACAGAATattgtattgagatcaaatgtttcattgatGAGAAAATTTGCAGAATTTCGTCCAAATTCATCTCGTTCCATATTGTACAACTGGCCGCCATCTccctaccatatttggtagtgagtggaaacgccaagcggatgcttcacattttacatccagtgaaatatctgtctcgtTGTTCTATCTGTTATTAAGTGGTCCACCGACTGACGTATATAGTTGTTTAGTTTAGTGTTAGCATTTCCTATCTACAGACTGACAGCTACAGGGCACGGTCTTTGGCGTCTCTCTATGCATGGTTTATATGTAGTAATATGTGTGTAGGTAGGCAATCTGTTTGAGATTATTTGCGTCCCATCATGGAATtaatgtaatgttagctaactaattTCGCGTGTATCcaaagattatggatatactgTCAAGATACATATCTCTCCCCTAACAATAGGAGTTATTGACCACAAAGCGGCACGGCGGGCTGTTTAGCTTCCGCCTGTtatttctttggattggtggatacatccCATTATTGTAATCAATTTTTGAATATTGAATAAGGATTGGAGACGTCAACCGTCTGTATTCAATGTAGAGATGCTACGCTACGAGCCTCATACATGAATATGCATAGCCACTCTCTCCCAATAGTGTTCAGGTCAAGGATGAACTCTTTCATGCAAGGACACTTGGTACTCCACAACTGTAGGGGGTGGTAAATTCAACAAGTTATGTTTGCAACAAAGCGGTAGTCCAAAAGTAAGAATTGTCCACAATGCTGTAGATAGACTTGATTTGTCTACATTATACTCGATAAAGATGAAATTGGTGAGTTGATCCAACATGAGGAGAATTTACCATGAACATACACTATCTTTTGTATGCTAATGCAGTTGATATGGCTTCTTGGCTAGGCTAGCTGGTTAGCCAAATACCGGTAGCTCTTTTTGTTTGCCATGACTAGCATGTTAACGTTACCTTGCTAACAGTTAACGAACTGCAATTAGTTATCACACATTTGCACGTTTTTGAACACTGACAAGCCAGCAACCAATTATTGACAAGACCGTTTTTCTGTTGCATTTGCTATGCAAGTTGCTATTGTTGTTGTTCTAGCTAACTTCGCTATCATGCCTGTTGAGAGATAACATGTGTGTagcatctctttctttcagtaCTGTCTGTCAGGTCACCCCACCCTGCCTTGCAATGTCCTCAAATTCAAATCCACCACCATCATGTTGGACTGTGGGCTGGACACGACCTCTGTCCTGCAGTTTCTACCACTGCCTCTGGTGCACAGGTGAGACTAAAGTGATGGTCAcaacacaggaggctggtggcaccttcattTGGGAGAATGGGCTTGTgctaatggctggagcggaataagtggaatggtatcaaatacataacatcaaacacatggtccCTATTCATGTCTATTCCCTACGTTCCGGACATTATTATGAACCGTCCTCTCAGCAGCAGCATGTGGTTCACAAGAGTGCTGCTGTACATTGGCCACAAAGCAGTTAGCATTGGGGTGGTCTCGTGTTGCACACCTTGAAAACCACATTGTTGTCATGACTCCCATTTATGAAAGCCTGGTTCTCAACAAGGCTAGCATTGAGGctacaacaaccccccccccaaaaaataatccCTTAGGTTAACATTACAAAGACATTTACCATTAAGACATATTCCCCCCTACATCTGCCATGCCATGATGATCGAGTACCCTCTCTCTTTTCCAGCCCAAGGCTTTCCAAGCTCCCTGGATGGGTGTCTAAAGATGGCACAATAAACCTTGAGAAGGTATGAGGTCACATTTTGTTTCATGTCTATTTCATCTACTATGGATTTATTCATAATTTGAGTTGACCAACATTCCTCCACACGTTTACCTTCAGGAGCTGAAAGAGTGTGCAGGTCGCATCTTTGTAGACTCACAGCCAGAGTTCTGTCTCCCTGAGGTAATGTAAACCTGGATATAATTCAGACCTTGAACCTGTAAATACAATTATCCTGGGCACTTCATAATTCACTGTGGGTAACATCATCCCATGTTAATGTGGTAGTCTTACTTATCGTGTCTTTGTCCATCTTCCTCACTCAGAAAGAGCTGCTGGACCTGTCCaccatagacgtcatcctgatcTCCAACTACCATTGTATGATGGCCCTGCCTTACATCACTGAGCATACAGGCTTCACTGGGACTGTGTATGCCACAGAACCAACGCTGCAGATCGGCAGGTAGGGAGGGTGACTGCCGTGACTAGAATCATCTGTCACATTCTAGaattggcagcaattacagaaaAATGGCAAATCACATTCTAGAATCACTAGGATCGGCAACACAGGGAATGTAAAGACTTGTTGGCAACATTGGAGAAAAATGTAGTGATTCTAGAATGTGATTCTAGCAATTCACTTTTTAGAATCACATTCTAGAATCATTAGAATAGAAACATTCCAGAAAAAATGTCAAGGGGATCTTGAATATCACCAGCTGATTCTACCCATCTGCCCTCAGACTTCTGATGGAGGAGCTGGTTAACTTCATGGAGAGAGTTCCCAAGGCCCAGTCTGCTACCTGCTGGAAGTATAAGGAAATACAAAGGTATGGCTTGGTGACAggcctgaccaaggccctccaTGTATTAGTTTAGGATATGTCAATTTATGATAAACATGTAATTCACAAATTGAGGGCACACTATATTCATGACAAAAAAACTTCATATAGAGCAGGGGTATTCAACCGGGGGTCTGACAAGTAATCATGATTACTTGACAAGTAATTACATAATCTTCACAGCCCTAGTTAGGTGTGCTCGCTGAAGGTGAAGCACAATTCTAGATTTCTTGAATACTCTCATTATTTATTACTATTATTCTATTTGCTCTAGCGCTTAACCATTTAAAATGTGCATAAATTACCATGGGTTGGAATGAGAAGCATAGAAACACAGTGGTAGCTATTCAAAATGCTCCTACTCCTTAGCCAATTAAGCTACAAGATCAACTTTAAAACGTTCAGGCTATCCTAACTTAAAATTCTTATAAACTTTGATCAACTATAATAATATACATTTGCATTAATTGGGATAAAATAACTCACCAACAGTAAAGCGAAAACTCACCAGAAGCAGGCAGAGTGAGGCAGGTGGAAAAGACGGGACAGGCAGAGTATTGACTGTATGCTAGTGTAACAGTTttgcttccttccctctcctcgctccaacCTTAGCTCAAACCAGGAACCctctgaacacatcaacaactgcctcccacgaagcatcgttacctatcgctccacaaaagccctgcggcagagcaagggaaacaactacttcaaggtctcagagcaagtgacgtcaccgattgaaacgctaatagcgcgcaccccgctaactagctagccatttcacaccggttacactcaCACCCCTTTTGACCACCTCCTTTtccacagcaaccagtgatccgggtcaacagcatcaatgtaacagtattgcttccgcccctacctgggctcaaaccagggaccctctgcacacatagacaacagtcacccttgaagcatcgttacacatcactccacaaaagccgtggcttttgcagagcaaggggaaacaACTACtttaaggtctcagagcaagtgacgtcaccgattgaaacgctattagcacgcaccgctaactagctagccatttcacaccgatTACACGAGCAGGATAGGCCAATTCTTCAATCATCTTTGCCGGTAGCAATGTTTCCAATGTTTCCTTAAGTGGAGGAATTGGTTTAATTTAGCATGTATGGTAAAGCCTCAAGCCTTAGCTACCTCTTCCAATTCAAATGAGCTTGAAAGATGTGAATAATGACCTTTTATGTGTTGTGTGATACAGCGCCATCGTTAAAACGCAAAAATAGAGAAGCCTTCTAATTGAGCGAGGTGTCAAAGCGGACAACACTCCAGCCCGTCTTCAGTTGAGTCATTATAATTCAAAACAATGCATTCTAAAATAAATGACATGCTTGCATTTGATGAGGTTAGCCATTCAATTTTAAACCGTTCAAGCTACAGACACCAAACCAACTTTCACATGTTCAGGCAATCCTATCCAATCaattagccagtcagtcagtcaatacaTTTCTCCGTCAAACTACTTTTCCAGCTATAACCAGTCCCTAACACCAGTCCCTGTCTGTAGATTTCACATTGCCATCTCTTTCTTGTAATTAAGcagtcactactactactgcaacttaTTTCAATATCATAAAtacgttgtttttttttaaagctagcAAGCACACACATTTTCTTCAGGAAATGTACTTCTCCAGTTTGGAGTTACCTTTCTAGCTAACAGGCTATGTTAGAGTTTACATTTCTTCTAATTATAATGTGGGGAGGTCAAAATAATGAAACTATCTACCAAATctattcattttaaaatgttgattacttGTCCTTATTTGCTAAGATGATGGGGGTCCCTGGGCAAGAAAAGATGAAAGACCCTTGATATAGAGACTGAATGTGTTTAGGCTGCTCCCTGGCCCGCTGAAGGATGCTGTTGAAGTGTCGACTTGGAAGAGATGCTACAGTATGCAGGATGTCAACTCTGCTCTCAGCAAGGTGCAGCTCGTGGGCTACTCGCAGAAAGTGGTAAGAGATCCGTCTTGTGCACTAtaattcaaacacacacacactaattcacCTAATAACTTAATTAAGCTAACTTTTATAATTTCTCTCTCCAGGAGCTGTTTGGTGCCGTGCAGGTCACACCCCTGAGCTCTGGTTACTCATTGGGTAGCTCTAACTGGATCATCCAATCACATTATGAGAAGGTTTCGTATGTCTCTggctcctccctcctcaccacacaTCCACAGCCCATGGATCAGAGCTCCCTAAAGAACAGTGACGTTCTGATTCTGACGGGCCTCACACAGATGCCAACCGCCAACCCAGATGGCATGCTAGGGGACTTCTGCAGTAACCTAGGTATGTGGTGTCCTGTTCCCAAATCTGTTTgtactgtcttgccaactcctatggtcattggcTTTCATCAGTGTCCATTGCTCCATCAACAGTGCAATTACCTAATATTTGCTTTTAGACCGGTACACAGAAAGCTAACTACAGGTTGACCTATGACGTTGTGTCGGACCAAACTGTCTGTTGTGCTTGTAGCCATGACGATCCGTGCGGGTGGCAACGTGCTGGTGCCATGCTATTCCTCGGGGGTGATCTATGATCTCCTGGAGTGTCTTTACCAGTTCATAGAGAACGCCAATCTAGGCTCCACCCCCTTCTACTTCATCTCGCCCGTCGCCAACAGCTCTCTGGAGTTCTCACAGATCTTCGCAGAGTGGTGAGTTCCAGAGCCATAGAATTCCAATTCTTCTAGCACATTCTTTCTATGACCAGTGCTTTTTGAGCTGTCTGTAGATTTCACTTTGCCATCTCTTtcttgtaattattattattaaaaaaaaaaaaatcttaataaGACAAACCTATAAAAAAGGTTAACCTGGGTTAAACAAAAAATGACTGTTGGTAGCAAACTTGCCCCAAACTTTCCCCTCTCCCTACACATCCAACAGGCTTTGTCACAATAAGCAGTCTAAGGTCTACCTTCCAGAACCTCCTTTCCCTCACGCTGAGGTAAGGCTCTGTCTTTAAATTCATTCGTTTTAAAGAGAGTTGCTGCCATATGAAATTACATTGCACCGTGCATTTCATTTGCATCTTTGACTTACTCAATCTATCATAACTTTATACATTTTAACCAAAATGTTCTTTATAATTTAGTTGTATGTTGGCCTATCTCTGACACTTGTCTATATATGTTTCAGCTGATTCAGACGAACAAGTTGAAGCACTACCCCAGTATCCATGGCGACTTCAGCAGTGAGTTCCGACAACCGTGTGTGGTGTTCACCGGACACCCATCTCTTCGCTTCGGGGACGTGGTGCACTTCATGGAACTGTGGGGCAAATCCAGCCTCAACACTATAATCTTCACTGGTGAGTACAACTGTACCAGAACATGGAAAGTTGCCAGCCATGGTACCGTGTCCCTAATCTTGTGCTAGCTAGATAGTCTGTCACAAGAGACTTGACCTGCCCTTAAAGCTTTGTGGTCTATAAGAAATATAATTAGTAGACAATATAAAACAAAACGCCAGATTCCATGGTCCCAAGGCGCCTTTCGTCACGGTCTTTGCCTAAAATATGTGGTCTAATAAATGAACTGTTGAAATGGTTCTCTTACTCCCATAGAACCAGACTTCTCCTACCTGGATGCGTTAGCCCCGTACCAGCCCCTAGCCATGAAGTGTGTGTACTGCCCCATTGACACTCGGCTCAACTTCCACCAGGTCTCCAAGCTGCTCAAGGAGGTCCAGGTACTCAATGCACTCAATATGTggaacttttttatttattttttaagtgaCTGAATCTATGTTGAGTTCAAAATGAAAGTGAAGAGATACTGAGTTTGTTCAAATCAACCACAATTATACATGTATAATGTAATGTTCCTTTTTTTCACCTTGGACGCATTCTTCCTCTACCTTTTTGCACATaacctcccctcccagcctctccatGTGGTGTGTCCAGAGCAGTACA
This region includes:
- the LOC135505769 gene encoding LOW QUALITY PROTEIN: integrator complex subunit 9-like (The sequence of the model RefSeq protein was modified relative to this genomic sequence to represent the inferred CDS: inserted 1 base in 1 codon), with translation MKLYCLSGHPTLPCNVLKFKSTTIMLDCGLDTTSVLQFLPLPLVHSPRLSKLPGWVSKDGTINLEKELKECAGRIFVDSQPEFCLPEKELLDLSTIDVILISNYHCMMALPYITEHTGFTGTVYATEPTLQIGRLLMEELVNFMERVPKAQSATCWKYKEIQRLLPGPLKDAVEVSTWKRCYSMQDVNSALSKVQLVGYSQKVELFGAVQVTPLSSGYSLGSSNWIIQSHYEKVSYVSGSSLLTTHPQPMDQSSLKNSDVLILTGLTQMPTANPDGMLGDFCSNLAMTIRAGGNVLVPCYSSGVIYDLLECLYQFIENANLGSTPFYFISPVANSSLEFSQIFAEWLCHNKQSKVYLPEPPFPHAELIQTNKLKHYPSIHGDFSSEFRQPCVVFTGHPSLRFGDVVHFMELWGKSSLNTIIFTEPDFSYLDALAPYQPLAMKCVYCPIDTRLNFHQVSKLLKEVQPLHVVCPEQYTQPPPAQSHRSDLMLELQPPPMPYRRCSVLGLPFRRRWERIQLLPELAKSLVPSEIKPGISVATVSAVLQSKDNKHTLQPVPKPPPLPPXKKRKRVVEEPPEVLAPKPLLSGAVPLEAFLAMLHKHGITEVKVEETADGHILHLQAEDTLIQLEEDGTHIVCDDNEPLRTALRDLVLRFLMKL